The nucleotide window CGTGGAGAGCATCGAGGGCGAGATTCCCCCGCTTGAAGAAGTGCGCGACCGCGTGCGCGAAGACGTGGTCGCGGTCCTGAAGACCAAGCCCGAATACCAGGCAAAGGTTCAGGAATACGTGGATAAAATCAAGGCGGGCGCAAAAACGCTCGACGAAATCCCCGCGTTGTGCCCCGAATTGAACCCGCAGATCGCGGAATCGCAGGAAGTGGCCGCCAACCGCGGCGTCGTCGAGGGCATTCCCTGCTCGCAAATCTACGAACAGGTGGGCCGCGGCGAACCCGGCGTCATGGCCGGCCCCATGGTCAATAACCTGGGCGAAACGTATTTCGTGGACCTCGTCGCGCGCATCGACCCGACGGACGAAGACCGCAGCTCCACCGAGTGGCAGGATGAAATCAAGCAGGCCCGTGAAATGGAACTCCAACGGAATGAGCGGCTCATCGTCCAGGACTACCTTACCGACCTGCTCGAACGCGGCATGCAAGACATCCCCATCCGCCGCAACGACGCCCTGTTGAGCCAGATTCTCGGCCATACGGCGGAAGAAGAGGAAGCGGCGCCCACCGAGGCGCCCGCCGAAGCGCCTGTCGAGCCGCCCCCAGCCTGATTGCCTGTCCCGGCATAAGAAGCGGGGCACCCGGCGAATACCGGACGCCCCTTCAATCACCTGCGGGCGCGTTTGCCCGCAACGCTTTATGCTAGTAGCCGCGCGTGCCGCCTGGCTACGACACATTCCTCCTCGCCAGGTCCATCCCAACTGCGTGAGACAGACCCGTCTTTTGGTGCCTGGTCGCGGCGCAGGCCGGACGGCCACTAGCGCCGGGTTTACCCGGACTTACCATCGACGGATCACCTCCTTTCGGCCACGACCGATGTTTCCCGCTGGCCCACCGCGAGCCGCATCGCCATCTGCCGGGACTTACCTCTATCGTACCCTTACCATATAAAGGCCTTTTTGGCAAGGAAAATTCCACAGCCCGTTTCACGCGATCGTGCGGCCCCGTGTTTTCAAGGCACACCCGGAGAATAACGCGGAAAACCGGACACGGAATGCCAAGGCCGCACGGGACTGTTTCCCTTCTGGTATGATGACATGCCTTCTCGTGCAGCTTGTGCCTGCTATCGCCGCAGCGGGTGTAGATACCGAAGGAATTCCAAGCATGTCTTGCAGTACTTCCCATCACGCCGGGACACCCGCGAACCGGCTCCTCCATGAGACGAGCCCCTACCTGCTTCAGCACGCGCACAACCCCGTGGACTGGTTCCCCTGGGGCGACGAGGCCATCGCAAAAGCGCGCACCGAAGACAAGCCGATCTTTCTGTCCATTGGCTATTCGGCGTGCCACTGGTGCCACGTCATGGAACGGGAATCGTTTGAAAACGCCGGGATTGCCGCGCTCCTCAACGCGGATTTCGTGAGCATCAAGGTGGACCGCGAAGAACGGCCGGACCTCGACGAAATCTACATGACCGCCGTGGTGGCGATGAACGGCCAGGGCGGCTGGCCCATGAGCGTCTTTCTCACGCCCGGTCTTAAGCCCTTCTACGGCGGCACCTACTATCCGCCCGCGGACGGATACGGCCGCCCCGGTTTCGCCTCCGTGCTCGCGCGTATTGCGCACGTCTGGAAACACCAGCGCGGCGAGGTGCTGGAAAGCGCCGACGGGCTGACGGATTATATCCGCGCGCAACTGGAAGAAACGCGGGGCGATACAGGCGCACTCTCCCTGGAACTCGTGCGCAATGCGGCCGCGGACCTGCGCCGCGCCTTCGACCANNNNNNNNNNNNNNNNNNNNNNNNNNNNNNNNNNNNNNNNNNNNNNNNNNNNNNNNNNNNNNNNNNNNNNNNNNNNNNNNNNNNNNNNNNNNNNNNNNNNGGGCGCGCGCATTCTCGAGGAACCTCGCTACCGTAACGCGGCGGAACAGGCGGGCCGGTTCCTGTGCGAACGAATGATGCGCGACGGCCAGTTATTGCGCACCCATCGAAACGGCGAAAGCCGTCTGCCCGCTTATCTGGACGATTACGCCTTCGCGGCCCATGCGTTTCTCGACCTCTATGACGCGGCCTTCGATGCGGCGTGGCTCGAA belongs to Candidatus Hydrogenedentota bacterium and includes:
- a CDS encoding thioredoxin domain-containing protein, with the protein product MSCSTSHHAGTPANRLLHETSPYLLQHAHNPVDWFPWGDEAIAKARTEDKPIFLSIGYSACHWCHVMERESFENAGIAALLNADFVSIKVDREERPDLDEIYMTAVVAMNGQGGWPMSVFLTPGLKPFYGGTYYPPADGYGRPGFASVLARIAHVWKHQRGEVLESADGLTDYIRAQLEETRGDTGALSLELVRNAAADLRRAFD